The Puntigrus tetrazona isolate hp1 chromosome 3, ASM1883169v1, whole genome shotgun sequence genome contains a region encoding:
- the elfn1a gene encoding protein ELFN1 codes for MASRRTSGASIGGMVKSAFFWSLAIIYLTHLGGVRGDCWLIEGEKGFVWLAICSQNQPPYEAIPQHINSTIVDLRLNENKIKSIHYSALSRFTNLTYLNLTKNEINYIEDGAFSAQFNLQVLQLGFNKLRNLTEGILRGLGKLQYLYLQANLIETVTPNAFWECPNIENIDLSMNRIQVLDGSTFTSLTKLTTCELYTNPFNCSCELLGFVKWLSVFPNRTSERMVCDSPTGVSGYSLLSQNPNNPTYRNALHMLSTVCTEDYVTPYIAVPTETTTYPSDSTPCGLEDCPSGTEPEETSTSPTYIDLDVKPIMKLKLVSHTNAVITVQIPYPFKKMYILVLYNNSFFTDIQNLKRQKEDIELKNLKPHTDYTYCVASIRNSLRFNHTCLTLSTGPRNEKERENSNAKATHYIMTILGCLFSMVIVLGIVYYCLRKKRQQDEKHKKAGSLKKNIIELKYGGELEGGTISRMSQKQMMAGESMTRMPYLPSGSEMEQYKLQDISDTPKMAKGNYMEVRTGEHPDRRECEMSMPGNSQGSVAEISTIAKEVDKVNQIINNCIDALKSESTSFQGVKSGAVSTAEPQLVLISEQPQSKSGFLSPVYKDSYHHSLQRHHASDASPERPSTATGGPMRSPRPYRSEASYKSESKYIEKTSPTGETILTITPAAAILRAEAEKIRQYSEHRHSYPDAHQIEELEEPDSRKTSILEPLTRPRARDLAYSQLSPQYHNLSYSSSPEYYCKPSHSIWERFKLHRKRHKDEEYMAAGHALRKKVQFAKDEDLHDILDYWKGVSAQHKS; via the coding sequence ATGGCTTCCAGGAGGACATCAGGAGCTAGTATTGGAGGCATGGTGAAGAGTGCCTTCTTCTGGTCTTTGGCCATAATCTACCTGACTCACTTAGGTGGAGTGAGGGGGGATTGCTGGCTCATAGAGGGTGAAAAGGGCTTTGTATGGCTGGCCATTTGCAGCCAAAACCAGCCACCCTATGAGGCCATCCCTCAGCACATCAACAGCACCATAGTGGACCTTCGACTGAATGAGAACAAGATCAAGAGCATCCACTACTCTGCCCTTAGCCGCTTTACCAACCTCACATACCTGAATCTGACCAAGAATGAGATTAATTACATTGAGGATGGGGCTTTTTCAGCCCAGTTCAACTTGCAGGTTCTCCAGTTGGGTTTCAATAAGTTGCGTAACTTAACCGAAGGGATTCTCAGGGGTTTGGGGAAGCTGCAGTACCTCTACCTCCAGGCCAACCTGATTGAGACTGTGACACCCAATGCCTTCTGGGAGTGCCCAAACATAGAAAATATTGATCTTTCCATGAACCGCATTCAGGTGCTGGATGGGTCCACCTTCACCAGCCTGACTAAGCTGACCACCTGTGAACTCTACACCAACCCTTTCAACTGCTCCTGTGAGCTTTTGGGGTTCGTGAAGTGGCTCTCGGTCTTTCCCAACAGGACAAGTGAACGGATGGTGTGCGATTCTCCTACAGGAGTCTCAGGCTATAGTCTCCTAAGCCAGAATCCGAACAATCCCACTTACCGGAATGCTCTGCATATGCTGTCCACTGTGTGCACGGAGGACTATGTGACTCCGTACATCGCTGTGCCTACTGAGACCACCACTTATCCTTCAGACTCAACGCCGTGTGGGCTGGAAGACTGTCCTTCAGGGACTGAACCGGAGGAGACCAGCACCAGTCCCACGTACATAGACTTAGATGTGAAACCAATCATGAAACTCAAGCTAGTGTCTCACACGAATGCAGTAATCACGGTTCAGATCCCTTACCCTTTCAAGAAGATGTACATCCTTGTTCTGTACAACAACAGCTTCTTCACCGATATACAGAATCTGAAGCGACAGAAGGAGGACATTGAACTGAAAAACCTGAAACCCCACACTGATTACACTTACTGTGTGGCTTCCATAAGAAACTCATTGCGTTTCAATCATACTTGTCTGACGCTATCCACTGGGCCAAGGAatgagaaagagcgagagaatAGTAATGCAAAAGCTACTCACTACATAATGACTATCTTAGGATGTCTATTCAGTATGGTAATTGTTTTAGGGATTGTGTATTACTGCTTGCGAAAAAAGAGACAACAAGATGAAAAGCACAAAAAGGCAGGCAGCTTAAAGAAGAACATAATTGAGCTTAAATACGGTGGTGAGCTTGAAGGCGGGACGATATCCAGGATGTCTCAAAAGCAAATGATGGCTGGGGAGAGCATGACTCGCATGCCCTATCTACCTTCTGGCAGTGAAATGGAGCAATACAAACTGCAAGACATCAGCGACACTCCAAAGATGGCCAAAGGGAATTACATGGAAGTGAGAACAGGGGAGCACCCAGATCGAAGGGAATGTGAGATGTCCATGCCTGGCAACAGCCAAGGTTCAGTTGCAGAGATCTCGACAATCGCAAAGGAAGTAGACAAGGTCAACCAGATTATTAACAATTGTATAGATGCTCTGAAATCAGAGTCCACCTCCTTCCAAGGGGTGAAATCTGGTGCCGTGTCAACAGCTGAACCTCAGTTAGTATTGATCTCAGAGCAGCCTCAGAGCAAGTCTGGATTCCTGTCACCTGTGTACAAGGACAGCTACCACCACTCTTTACAAAGACATCATGCATCAGATGCCTCCCCGGAGCGTCCAAGTACAGCCACTGGTGGTCCAATGCGGAGTCCAAGGCCTTACCGTTCAGAGGCATCCTACAAGTCAGAGTCGAAGTACATAGAGAAGACTTCACCCACAGGGGAGACTATCCTGACCATCACGCCTGCTGCTGCGATACTAAGGGCAGAGGCAGAGAAGATTCGACAGTATAGTGAGCATCGGCACTCCTACCCCGACGCCCACCAAATCGAAGAGTTGGAAGAGCCGGATAGTCGTAAAACCTCCATTTTGGAGCCCCTGACGCGGCCTCGTGCCAGAGACTTGGCTTACTCGCAGCTCTCTCCCCAGTACCACAATCTCAGTTACTCCTCTAGTCCTGAGTACTACTGCAAACCGTCGCACAGCATCTGGGAGCGCTTTAAACTCCATCGCAAGCGACACAAAGATGAGGAGTACATGGCCGCAGGCCACGCTCTGAGGAAAAAAGTGCAGTTTGCTAAGGATGAAGACCTGCATGACATTCTAGATTATTGGAAGGGAGTGTCAGCTCAACATAAATCTTAA